One Alteromonas sp. KC3 DNA segment encodes these proteins:
- the ispC gene encoding 1-deoxy-D-xylulose-5-phosphate reductoisomerase yields MQTVTVLGATGSIGCNTLDVISRHPEQYRVFAITGNSQLDLLMEQALKCAPRYVVVADESLYDKACELAKQYRVDAEILCGAQALEDVSSAPEVDSVMAAIVGAAGLLPTLAAVKAGKRVMLANKEALVMSGALFIEAANQSGATILPIDSEHNAIFQCLPHDFQYGNFEASGIRKILLTGSGGPFRERALDTFSSISIDEASTHPNWSMGRKITIDSATMMNKGLEFIEACWLFGAGAEDIDVVIHPQSIIHSMVQYIDGSVIAQMGNPDMRTPIAYGLAFPERIEAGVTPLDFADISNFSFQTPCFKRYPNLKLAIDACKEGQCATTRLNAANEVAVERFLLGQIQFCDIAKVNEATLESMPMVKVSSIQQILEQDALARDKASDIIRGKFLC; encoded by the coding sequence ATGCAGACGGTAACAGTACTAGGGGCAACAGGCTCCATTGGTTGTAATACGCTTGATGTTATTAGCCGCCACCCTGAACAATACCGTGTATTTGCTATTACGGGTAATTCACAGCTAGACCTTCTCATGGAACAAGCGCTTAAATGCGCCCCTCGTTATGTTGTTGTCGCTGATGAAAGTCTGTACGACAAGGCTTGTGAGTTAGCAAAGCAATACCGCGTAGATGCTGAAATTTTATGCGGGGCGCAAGCGCTTGAAGATGTATCAAGTGCACCAGAAGTCGATTCAGTTATGGCCGCCATTGTTGGCGCTGCAGGCTTACTGCCAACACTTGCTGCTGTTAAGGCAGGCAAGCGTGTCATGCTAGCAAACAAAGAAGCGTTAGTGATGTCTGGCGCGCTATTTATTGAAGCGGCGAACCAAAGTGGCGCAACAATCTTACCGATTGATAGTGAGCATAATGCTATCTTTCAATGCCTACCTCATGACTTCCAATATGGAAATTTTGAGGCATCGGGCATTCGCAAAATTCTTCTTACGGGCTCGGGTGGACCTTTTAGAGAGCGTGCGCTAGATACCTTTTCGTCTATCAGTATTGATGAGGCAAGTACCCACCCTAATTGGTCGATGGGCAGAAAAATTACGATAGATTCTGCCACTATGATGAATAAAGGGCTCGAATTTATTGAGGCGTGTTGGTTATTCGGCGCGGGTGCTGAAGATATTGATGTGGTTATCCATCCTCAAAGTATTATCCACTCTATGGTGCAGTACATTGATGGCTCTGTTATTGCTCAAATGGGTAATCCAGATATGCGTACGCCAATTGCATATGGTCTTGCATTTCCTGAACGGATTGAAGCCGGTGTAACTCCGCTAGACTTCGCTGATATTAGCAATTTCAGTTTTCAAACACCCTGTTTTAAGCGCTACCCCAATTTGAAGCTTGCCATCGATGCATGTAAAGAAGGGCAGTGTGCAACTACGCGTTTAAATGCGGCTAACGAAGTAGCGGTAGAGCGTTTTCTTTTAGGGCAAATTCAATTTTGTGACATTGCCAAGGTCAACGAAGCCACTCTTGAGTCCATGCCAATGGTAAAAGTATCGTCTATTCAACAAATTCTTGAACAAGATGCTTTAGCAAGAGACAAAGCGAGCGACATTATAAGAGGTAAGTTTCTGTGTTAG
- the pyrH gene encoding UMP kinase, translated as MSITPKSAYRRILLKLSGEALMGEEGFGIDPKVLDRMAQEIKELVELGVQVGLVIGGGNLFRGEGLAKAGMNRVVGDHMGMLATVMNGLAMRDALHRAFVNARMMSAIPLNGVCDAYNWAEAISLLKSGRVVIFSAGTGNPFFTTDSAACLRGIEIEADAVLKATKVDGVYSDDPVKNPEATLYDELTYQEVLEKELKVMDLSAFTLARDHSLPIRVFNMNKPGCLKRVVMGEKEGTVIRHADND; from the coding sequence ATGAGTATCACACCAAAATCAGCATACCGTCGCATTCTGTTAAAGCTAAGTGGTGAAGCCCTAATGGGTGAAGAAGGCTTTGGTATTGACCCAAAAGTGCTAGATAGAATGGCACAAGAAATTAAAGAGCTGGTTGAGCTAGGTGTTCAAGTTGGCCTTGTTATTGGTGGTGGTAACTTGTTTCGCGGCGAAGGCCTAGCAAAAGCAGGTATGAATCGCGTAGTGGGCGATCACATGGGCATGTTAGCAACGGTGATGAACGGATTAGCGATGCGTGATGCACTACACCGTGCCTTCGTTAATGCGCGCATGATGTCTGCAATCCCACTTAATGGCGTGTGTGATGCTTACAACTGGGCAGAAGCGATTAGCTTACTAAAATCAGGCCGTGTTGTTATCTTCTCAGCGGGTACAGGTAATCCATTTTTTACTACAGATTCAGCTGCTTGCTTGCGCGGTATTGAAATAGAGGCTGACGCGGTATTAAAAGCGACCAAAGTAGACGGCGTTTACAGTGATGACCCAGTTAAAAACCCAGAAGCAACGCTTTACGATGAGTTAACTTATCAAGAAGTGTTAGAAAAAGAACTTAAAGTGATGGACTTGTCAGCATTCACTTTGGCTCGTGATCACAGCTTACCAATTCGCGTGTTCAATATGAACAAGCCAGGCTGCCTAAAGCGCGTAGTGATGGGCGAAAAAGAAGGTACTGTAATCCGCCACGCTGACAACGATTAA
- the tsf gene encoding translation elongation factor Ts: MAVTAALVKELRERTGAGMLDCKKALVETDGDIELAIENMRKSGQAKAAKKAGRIAAEGVILTKVEAGRATMLELNCETDFVARDEGFLKFGNELLEVAAANNINDIEALNDADMNGVKVSEARDALVAKIGENISPRRVINVEGDTLGAYIHGGRIGVISILTGGDEELAKDVAMHVAAASPQFVKPENVPAEVVEKEKEIQIEIAIQSGKPADIAEKMVAGRMKKFTGEVSLTGQPFVKDPSISVAELLKNNNADVINFVRFEVGEGIEKKTEDFAAEVAAQMEAAKK; encoded by the coding sequence ATGGCAGTGACTGCAGCACTAGTTAAAGAACTGCGCGAACGTACTGGCGCAGGTATGCTGGATTGTAAAAAAGCCCTGGTTGAGACGGATGGTGACATCGAGTTAGCCATTGAAAACATGCGTAAATCAGGTCAAGCGAAAGCGGCTAAGAAAGCTGGTCGTATCGCAGCTGAAGGTGTAATCCTTACTAAAGTTGAAGCAGGTCGCGCGACTATGCTTGAACTAAACTGTGAAACTGACTTCGTTGCACGTGACGAAGGTTTCCTTAAGTTCGGTAACGAGCTTCTAGAAGTAGCAGCAGCTAACAACATCAACGACATCGAAGCGCTTAACGACGCAGACATGAACGGCGTTAAAGTTAGCGAAGCGCGTGATGCGCTAGTTGCTAAAATCGGTGAGAACATTTCTCCTCGCCGTGTTATCAACGTTGAAGGTGATACACTAGGTGCTTACATTCACGGTGGCCGAATTGGTGTTATCTCTATCCTTACTGGTGGTGACGAAGAGCTAGCGAAAGACGTTGCAATGCACGTAGCAGCGGCAAGCCCGCAGTTCGTTAAGCCTGAAAACGTTCCAGCAGAAGTTGTTGAGAAAGAGAAAGAAATCCAAATCGAAATCGCTATCCAGTCTGGTAAGCCAGCTGATATCGCTGAGAAAATGGTTGCAGGCCGCATGAAGAAGTTCACAGGCGAAGTGAGCTTGACTGGTCAGCCTTTCGTTAAAGATCCTTCAATCTCTGTTGCTGAGCTTCTTAAGAACAACAACGCAGACGTAATCAACTTCGTACGTTTTGAAGTTGGTGAAGGTATCGAGAAGAAGACTGAAGACTTCGCTGCTGAAGTAGCTGCTCAAATGGAAGCTGCTAAGAAATAA
- the uppS gene encoding polyprenyl diphosphate synthase, which produces MIGKRLSAAKSTKVVEPVSSAGPKHVAIIMDGNGRWAQKKGKIRTFGHKAGVESVRAVVRFARQNAIESLTLFAFSSENWKRPEEEVSVLMDLFNLVLNSEAKRLHKNGVRLQVIGDVSAFDAKLVEKIRKAEEMTKDNKDLVLNIAANYGGRWDIVNAAKQLAQQVKCGDIDVDSINEDTFNTHISTANLPELDLLIRTGGEHRISNFLLWQCAYAELYFTDVLWPDFNEDVFQLAVDDFNVRQRRFGLTGEQVVTADG; this is translated from the coding sequence ATGATTGGAAAGCGGTTAAGCGCAGCTAAATCGACAAAAGTAGTGGAGCCGGTTTCATCTGCCGGCCCCAAGCACGTTGCCATCATCATGGATGGCAACGGTCGTTGGGCGCAGAAGAAAGGGAAAATTCGTACCTTTGGTCACAAAGCCGGGGTGGAATCAGTGCGCGCTGTAGTGCGCTTTGCTAGACAAAACGCGATTGAATCACTGACATTATTCGCGTTTTCCAGTGAAAACTGGAAGCGACCAGAAGAAGAAGTCAGTGTATTGATGGACTTGTTCAACCTTGTGTTGAACAGCGAAGCTAAGCGTCTGCATAAAAACGGCGTGCGATTACAGGTAATTGGTGACGTTTCTGCGTTTGACGCCAAGCTTGTAGAAAAGATTCGCAAAGCCGAAGAGATGACGAAGGACAACAAAGACTTGGTCCTTAATATTGCCGCCAACTATGGTGGCCGCTGGGATATCGTCAACGCTGCCAAGCAACTGGCCCAGCAAGTTAAATGTGGTGACATTGATGTTGATAGCATAAATGAAGACACGTTTAATACTCATATTTCTACAGCAAACCTTCCAGAGTTAGACTTACTGATTCGCACAGGTGGCGAACACCGTATAAGTAACTTTTTGCTCTGGCAATGTGCTTATGCTGAATTGTATTTTACCGACGTTCTATGGCCCGACTTCAACGAAGACGTGTTTCAATTAGCCGTAGACGATTTCAATGTTCGCCAGCGCCGATTTGGATTGACTGGTGAGCAGGTTGTCACTGCCGATGGTTAA
- the map gene encoding type I methionyl aminopeptidase, which translates to MTAIIKTPEEIEKMRVAGKLAAEVLEMITPHVKKGITTDELNTICHDYIVNEQKAIPAPLNYGHPPFPKSICTSVNHCICHGIPSDKKLKDGDIINIDVTVIKDGYHGDTSKMFIVGKPSILAERLIRVTQECLYKAIEQVKPGMRLGDIGHICQTHAEAHNYSIVREYCGHGIGASFHEEPQIVHYGKAGTGDVLEPGMCFTIEPMVNAGKRYSKVLPDQWTVVTKDRSLSAQWEHTLLVTEDGVEVLTLREDETLPRVISHS; encoded by the coding sequence GTGACAGCAATCATCAAAACCCCAGAAGAAATCGAAAAAATGCGCGTAGCCGGAAAACTGGCTGCCGAAGTATTGGAAATGATTACCCCGCATGTGAAAAAGGGTATAACGACAGATGAGCTTAATACTATCTGTCACGATTACATCGTCAATGAACAAAAGGCGATTCCTGCTCCACTTAACTACGGGCACCCACCTTTTCCAAAGTCTATTTGTACGTCAGTAAACCATTGTATATGTCACGGTATCCCATCGGATAAAAAGCTCAAAGATGGCGATATCATCAACATTGACGTTACTGTGATTAAAGATGGTTATCATGGCGATACCTCAAAAATGTTTATCGTCGGTAAACCTTCAATTCTTGCCGAGCGACTCATTCGCGTTACTCAAGAATGCCTTTACAAAGCCATTGAGCAGGTTAAGCCGGGTATGCGTCTAGGTGATATCGGTCATATTTGCCAAACCCATGCAGAAGCGCATAACTATTCAATTGTCCGCGAATATTGTGGTCACGGTATTGGCGCTAGCTTCCACGAAGAGCCACAAATTGTGCATTACGGGAAGGCAGGTACAGGTGATGTTTTAGAGCCTGGTATGTGCTTCACTATCGAACCTATGGTCAATGCTGGAAAACGTTATTCTAAAGTCCTTCCAGATCAATGGACTGTTGTAACCAAAGACAGAAGTTTAAGTGCCCAATGGGAACACACGCTGTTGGTAACTGAGGACGGTGTTGAAGTGTTAACCCTGCGTGAGGATGAAACGTTACCTCGTGTAATATCTCATAGTTGA
- the rseP gene encoding sigma E protease regulator RseP: MLAFLWSLGAFIIALGILVAVHEWGHFYVARKCGVQVERFSIGFGKPIWRKLSKSGTEYVIAMIPLGGYVRMLDGRIDDVPPHLADKAFNNKPVLQRMAVIAAGPGVNFIFAFFALWLMYLVGLQTVKPVVKSVEPDSIAAMAGMQNGDEIIKIGSRATPDWEAVNFELVSNIGDEKAQITVKNSAGVEKELTFTLTSWNFDPDSESPLSSLGLTPFRPDPTLEVGFVGEGSAAQQAGLKIGDTLIAMNGNKLSSWNGLVDVVVDSPGERVALEIERDGQTQILHATIARRDTPQGQSGYLGVSPTFEPWPEGYVFTHQYGIIEAIGRALDKTWRLMTLSVDMIGKLITGDVSVKNLNGPISIAQGAGTSAEYGLAYFLSFLALISVNLGIINLLPLPMLDGGHLMFFTVEWITGKPVPEAVQEWGYRIGGVLLFMIMGIAIFNDIARIT; this comes from the coding sequence GTGTTAGCGTTTTTGTGGAGCCTTGGGGCCTTTATTATCGCCTTGGGCATTTTGGTCGCTGTTCACGAGTGGGGCCATTTTTATGTTGCACGCAAGTGCGGCGTTCAAGTTGAACGTTTTTCGATAGGCTTCGGTAAGCCAATTTGGCGCAAGCTGAGCAAATCAGGCACCGAATACGTGATTGCCATGATTCCACTTGGTGGTTATGTTCGCATGTTAGATGGGCGTATTGACGACGTACCACCACACCTAGCTGACAAAGCATTCAATAATAAACCCGTATTACAGCGTATGGCGGTAATTGCCGCCGGTCCAGGGGTGAACTTTATTTTCGCTTTTTTTGCGTTGTGGCTAATGTACCTGGTTGGGCTTCAGACAGTTAAACCCGTGGTTAAAAGTGTTGAGCCCGACAGCATCGCTGCGATGGCAGGTATGCAAAATGGTGACGAAATTATAAAGATTGGTTCTCGCGCTACGCCAGATTGGGAAGCAGTAAATTTTGAGCTTGTATCAAACATTGGTGATGAAAAAGCGCAAATTACGGTTAAAAATTCAGCAGGTGTTGAAAAAGAACTGACATTTACACTGACTTCTTGGAACTTTGACCCAGATAGTGAGTCTCCATTAAGCAGTTTGGGACTAACCCCATTTCGACCTGATCCTACTTTGGAGGTGGGTTTTGTTGGAGAGGGAAGTGCAGCGCAGCAAGCGGGCCTGAAAATTGGCGATACGCTTATTGCGATGAACGGAAACAAGTTGTCATCGTGGAATGGTTTGGTGGACGTGGTGGTCGATAGCCCTGGAGAGCGTGTTGCGCTTGAAATAGAAAGGGATGGACAAACACAGATACTGCATGCCACGATAGCGCGCCGTGATACACCACAAGGGCAAAGTGGGTATTTAGGTGTAAGCCCAACGTTTGAGCCTTGGCCTGAGGGGTATGTGTTTACCCATCAATATGGCATTATAGAGGCTATTGGGAGGGCGCTAGATAAAACGTGGCGTCTTATGACACTCAGTGTCGACATGATAGGTAAGCTCATCACAGGCGATGTGTCTGTGAAAAATTTAAATGGGCCTATCTCAATTGCTCAAGGTGCGGGGACAAGTGCAGAGTATGGACTTGCGTACTTCTTGAGTTTTCTTGCCTTAATAAGCGTAAATTTAGGCATTATTAATTTATTACCCTTGCCCATGCTTGACGGTGGTCACCTCATGTTTTTTACCGTGGAGTGGATCACAGGCAAACCTGTGCCTGAAGCGGTGCAGGAGTGGGGTTACAGAATAGGTGGCGTGCTTCTGTTTATGATTATGGGTATCGCTATATTTAACGATATTGCTCGCATAACCTGA
- a CDS encoding phosphatidate cytidylyltransferase, with protein sequence MLKQRIITALILAPLALYAILFLPIFWFEIAIAGVVGIGAYEWANMSGVCERPKKLMYLVGAFSICILLSLIVDADSIWHQGQLHGLYRGILTISVFWWIASLFMVLAYPKHTGFWRESKGVRTLFGALTLIPTWVAVIALKTSLYDVDHHYGTSLIFYVLGIVWAADIGAFFVGVKFGRHKLRPNVSPGKSLEGLLGGIAASFAIIAFAALHYQVEPSRIWLHFVVGCITVAVSALGDLNESMLKRCAGIKDSGKILPGHGGVLDRIDSLTAAFPVFAFCYVTWMA encoded by the coding sequence ATGCTAAAACAACGAATAATAACTGCATTAATTCTTGCGCCTCTGGCGCTTTATGCCATTCTTTTCCTTCCTATTTTTTGGTTTGAAATTGCCATTGCAGGTGTCGTTGGTATCGGCGCTTACGAGTGGGCAAATATGTCTGGCGTATGCGAGCGCCCCAAAAAGCTTATGTACTTAGTAGGCGCATTCAGTATTTGTATATTGCTTTCGCTTATTGTTGATGCAGATAGCATTTGGCACCAAGGCCAACTTCATGGATTGTATAGAGGTATTTTAACAATTTCGGTCTTTTGGTGGATTGCGTCATTGTTTATGGTGCTAGCCTATCCAAAACATACGGGGTTTTGGCGAGAGAGCAAAGGCGTTAGAACGTTATTTGGTGCGTTAACTCTTATTCCTACATGGGTTGCTGTAATTGCGCTGAAGACAAGTTTGTACGATGTTGACCACCATTACGGCACCTCTTTAATATTCTACGTACTGGGTATTGTATGGGCTGCTGACATTGGTGCTTTCTTCGTGGGTGTTAAATTTGGTCGTCACAAGCTTCGTCCAAATGTATCGCCAGGGAAAAGCTTAGAAGGGTTGTTAGGTGGTATTGCCGCTTCATTTGCGATTATCGCCTTTGCGGCATTGCACTATCAGGTTGAACCTTCGCGAATTTGGCTTCACTTTGTTGTTGGGTGTATTACAGTAGCAGTATCTGCTCTAGGCGACCTTAACGAGAGTATGTTAAAGCGTTGTGCGGGCATTAAGGATAGTGGCAAGATACTACCTGGACATGGCGGTGTGCTTGATCGCATCGATAGTCTTACCGCTGCGTTTCCGGTATTTGCGTTCTGCTATGTAACTTGGATGGCGTAA
- the frr gene encoding ribosome recycling factor, with the protein MIDEIELDAQERMEKSLVALKGQFSKIRTGRAHPSLLDGIMVPYYGVDTPLKQVANVVAEDSRTLALTVFDKSAIQAVEKAIMQSDLGLNPMSAGGSIRIPLPPLTEERRKDLIRVVRNEAEGGRVAIRNIRRDANGDVKDLLKEKEISEDESRAAEENIQSITNEFIKKVDSMLADKEKELMEV; encoded by the coding sequence GTGATTGATGAAATTGAATTAGATGCGCAAGAGCGCATGGAAAAAAGCCTTGTAGCACTTAAGGGCCAATTCAGTAAAATTCGCACAGGTCGTGCACATCCAAGTCTTCTTGACGGTATTATGGTCCCTTATTACGGTGTTGATACACCGCTAAAGCAAGTTGCTAACGTAGTCGCTGAAGATAGCCGCACACTTGCGCTAACTGTTTTTGATAAAAGCGCCATTCAAGCGGTAGAAAAAGCAATTATGCAATCTGACTTGGGCCTTAACCCAATGAGTGCGGGTGGTTCGATCCGTATTCCTCTTCCTCCGCTTACTGAAGAGCGTCGTAAAGACTTAATTCGTGTGGTGCGCAATGAAGCAGAAGGTGGCCGTGTGGCTATTCGTAACATTCGTCGCGACGCGAATGGCGATGTAAAAGATCTGCTGAAAGAAAAAGAAATCAGCGAAGATGAGAGCCGTGCAGCAGAAGAGAACATCCAGTCAATTACTAACGAGTTCATTAAGAAAGTTGACAGCATGCTTGCTGACAAAGAAAAAGAATTAATGGAAGTTTAA
- the rpsB gene encoding 30S ribosomal protein S2, which yields MANVSMRDMLKAGVHFGHQTRYWNPKMKPFIFGARNKVHIINLEKTVPLFNNALNYLSGVASKKGKILFVGTKRAAGEAVKEAALKCDQYYVNKRWLGGMLTNWKTVRQSIKRLKDLEQQSQDGTFEKLTKKEALMLQREMDKLENSLGGIKDMGGLPDAIFVIDADHEHIAITEARNLGIPVVGVVDTNSNPDGVDYIIPGNDDAIRAIQLYLDAAANAINSGRESNLEVQAEQDDFVEAAE from the coding sequence ATGGCTAATGTTTCTATGCGTGACATGCTGAAAGCCGGTGTGCATTTCGGTCACCAAACTCGTTACTGGAACCCAAAGATGAAGCCTTTCATCTTCGGCGCACGTAACAAAGTTCACATCATCAACCTTGAAAAAACGGTTCCACTTTTCAACAACGCACTTAACTACCTTTCAGGTGTTGCGTCTAAGAAAGGTAAAATCCTTTTCGTTGGTACTAAGCGCGCAGCTGGTGAAGCGGTTAAAGAAGCTGCTCTTAAGTGCGACCAGTACTACGTAAACAAGCGTTGGTTAGGTGGTATGTTGACTAACTGGAAAACAGTACGTCAGTCAATCAAGCGTCTTAAAGATCTTGAGCAACAAAGCCAAGACGGTACGTTTGAAAAGCTAACTAAGAAAGAAGCACTTATGCTTCAGCGCGAAATGGACAAGCTTGAAAACAGCCTTGGCGGTATCAAGGATATGGGCGGTCTTCCAGACGCAATCTTTGTTATCGACGCAGATCACGAGCACATTGCTATCACTGAAGCGCGTAACCTAGGTATCCCTGTTGTTGGTGTTGTTGATACTAACTCTAACCCAGACGGTGTTGATTACATCATCCCTGGTAACGACGATGCTATCCGTGCTATCCAACTTTACTTGGATGCAGCTGCAAACGCTATCAACTCAGGTCGCGAAAGCAACCTTGAAGTACAAGCTGAGCAAGACGACTTCGTAGAAGCAGCAGAGTAA